One window of the Chryseobacterium sp. CY350 genome contains the following:
- a CDS encoding bestrophin family protein, giving the protein MHSGKSYKISEFLLWTRRNIYITLIISIVPVLLYQLAGFTWIAIPWTVVSLLGTATAFIVGFKNTQTYNRTWEARQIWGAILNSSRTFGTMSRDFIDNSEVTKELVYRHFAWLTALRYAMRDSRAWETSSKTYNKEYQAFYDIPEREKSIESELEKYISPDELKYILSTKNKAAQLLSLQSKTIKEIFVNKDIDSHQFVEMHRMVKEFYDHQGKSERIKNFPYPRQFASINSFFIKLFCILLPFGMLNEFDKLNDSIEGIMKGHMVWLVIPFSVLISWVYTSLEQVGESTENPFEGSANDVPISQMSRTIEIDMREMLGETDLPPALQPKNNIIL; this is encoded by the coding sequence ATGCATTCAGGAAAATCGTATAAAATTTCAGAATTTCTTCTTTGGACAAGGAGAAATATTTACATCACATTAATCATCAGCATTGTACCAGTTCTCTTATATCAATTGGCGGGCTTTACCTGGATCGCCATACCGTGGACAGTTGTGTCTCTGCTAGGAACTGCAACTGCATTTATTGTAGGGTTCAAAAATACGCAGACTTATAACCGAACTTGGGAAGCGAGACAAATTTGGGGCGCGATTCTCAACAGCAGCCGCACATTTGGTACAATGAGCAGAGATTTTATTGATAATTCTGAGGTCACAAAAGAGTTGGTGTACCGTCATTTTGCTTGGCTCACTGCATTACGATATGCGATGAGAGACAGCAGAGCATGGGAAACGTCATCTAAAACTTATAATAAAGAATATCAGGCGTTTTATGACATACCGGAAAGAGAAAAAAGTATAGAATCTGAACTGGAAAAATATATTTCGCCCGATGAATTGAAATATATTTTGTCTACAAAGAACAAGGCGGCGCAACTGCTGAGTTTACAATCAAAAACAATAAAAGAAATTTTTGTCAATAAAGATATAGACAGCCATCAATTTGTAGAAATGCACAGAATGGTAAAAGAATTTTATGACCATCAGGGGAAAAGTGAGCGCATCAAGAACTTTCCTTATCCAAGACAGTTTGCTTCTATCAATTCATTTTTCATCAAATTATTCTGTATTCTGCTGCCTTTCGGTATGCTTAACGAATTTGATAAGCTGAATGACAGCATTGAAGGAATAATGAAAGGCCATATGGTGTGGCTTGTTATCCCGTTCAGTGTTTTGATTTCATGGGTTTACACTTCACTGGAGCAAGTGGGAGAAAGTACCGAAAATCCGTTCGAGGGAAGCGCCAATGACGTTCCTATTTCACAAATGAGCCGCACAATAGAAATAGATATGAGAGAGATGCTGGGTGAGACCGATTTGCCGCCTGCTTTACAACCGAAAAATAATATTATACTTTAA
- a CDS encoding potassium channel family protein has product MMKFRKYLQDKKYELLLLALIQHLFIGIFLNDLSFYTKIIWPVNMLILGTASVCVFIEKGRWKNLMQQFLFLLVLLLPLGLTFWGKNPTYFAFLNIGYVIFFLFIFWEIFKFLIKPGYINKDIISASACGYFLLIEISTFLFQFFVYQNAQSFKGIDFSSPAKTYIDLVYFSSITLTSIGFGDITPNSYNTKLIASLFGIAGQFYSVVLVGILISKFSSKSDS; this is encoded by the coding sequence ATGATGAAATTCAGAAAGTATCTGCAAGATAAAAAGTACGAATTATTGCTTTTAGCACTTATTCAACATCTTTTTATCGGAATCTTTTTAAATGATCTGTCTTTTTATACCAAGATAATCTGGCCTGTAAACATGCTTATTTTAGGCACTGCAAGTGTTTGTGTTTTTATAGAAAAAGGCCGCTGGAAAAACCTCATGCAACAGTTTCTTTTTCTGCTTGTACTTCTTTTACCGCTGGGTCTTACATTCTGGGGAAAAAACCCTACATATTTTGCTTTTCTCAATATTGGGTACGTTATTTTCTTTTTATTCATCTTTTGGGAGATTTTTAAATTTCTAATTAAGCCAGGCTATATAAACAAAGACATTATCTCTGCGTCGGCGTGCGGTTATTTTTTATTAATTGAGATCAGCACATTCCTATTCCAATTTTTTGTTTATCAAAATGCACAATCTTTCAAGGGAATTGATTTTTCAAGTCCTGCCAAGACTTATATAGATTTGGTTTATTTCAGTTCTATCACGCTTACAAGCATTGGTTTTGGCGATATTACTCCCAATTCTTATAATACAAAACTCATTGCATCATTATTTGGTATTGCCGGACAGTTTTACTCAGTAGTTCTGGTAGGTATTTTAATCAGCAAGTTTTCCAGTAAATCCGATTCATAA
- a CDS encoding YceI family protein: MKKISVIALAAMGLLLASCGDKKTEATAAGQEQTVAKKKGDVLAVDVAASKVEWKAFHKGGMAPRWGTLAITSGELSVADNQLASGEFVIDMKSIKVNPASVTEKDKKYTDLEGHLKNEDFFNVEKFPTADFKITKVEDLATAGADAVAGANKTVSGNLTLMGKTMNVTFPAKVDVTDKSANVAAKFTVNRADWGIKFGTSEADPAEWMISKDIEIAIDVKAAQK, from the coding sequence ATGAAAAAAATCAGTGTAATCGCTTTAGCAGCTATGGGTCTTTTATTGGCTTCATGTGGAGATAAAAAAACAGAAGCTACAGCTGCAGGTCAGGAGCAAACCGTTGCTAAAAAAAAAGGTGATGTATTAGCGGTAGATGTTGCAGCATCAAAAGTAGAATGGAAGGCTTTCCACAAAGGTGGTATGGCTCCACGTTGGGGAACTCTTGCGATCACTTCTGGCGAATTATCTGTTGCTGACAACCAGTTGGCTTCCGGTGAATTTGTTATTGATATGAAATCAATCAAAGTGAATCCTGCTTCTGTAACAGAAAAAGATAAAAAATATACAGATCTTGAAGGACATTTGAAAAATGAAGATTTCTTCAATGTTGAAAAATTCCCGACAGCTGATTTTAAAATCACTAAAGTAGAAGATTTGGCAACTGCTGGAGCTGATGCGGTGGCGGGAGCAAACAAAACGGTAAGCGGAAATCTTACTTTGATGGGTAAAACAATGAATGTTACTTTCCCGGCTAAAGTTGATGTAACAGATAAATCAGCTAATGTTGCTGCTAAATTTACAGTAAACCGTGCAGATTGGGGAATTAAATTCGGAACTTCTGAGGCAGATCCTGCAGAATGGATGATCAGCAAAGACATCGAAATTGCTATTGATGTGAAAGCTGCACAAAAATAA
- a CDS encoding FAD-dependent oxidoreductase, whose amino-acid sequence MQINNKKIAIIGGGPGGLTLARLLQLKGADVKVYERDINKDARVQGAPLDMHEESGLAALIKADLLTEFKNNFMPGADKTLILNDQAEIFFSDHESNIEEDFGNEHFRPEIDRGVLRKILLDSLEPETVVWNSHFVSMEPQNEGWILHFKDGLSVYADLVIGSDGANSKIRSYLTDFKPFYSGITMLEGNVYNSEKAFPQMHSLLKGGKIMAFGNERNILLGQKGGGDLGFYVSFKTHEKWSKESGIDFSDRTEVLDWFKKEYSEWSIFWDELFEKAATPLIPRPIYCAPLDQTWKTLPNLTIIGDAAHVMPPFAGEGANMAMLDALELSEVLTSDEYNSLQEAISDYETKMCMRAANAAKESLENGEKMHSADSLNMMLEFFTSH is encoded by the coding sequence ATGCAAATCAACAATAAAAAAATCGCAATTATCGGAGGCGGTCCCGGTGGATTAACTTTAGCAAGACTTTTACAGCTTAAAGGAGCCGATGTAAAAGTGTACGAAAGAGACATCAACAAAGATGCACGCGTACAAGGCGCACCTCTCGATATGCACGAAGAATCGGGATTGGCAGCTTTAATAAAAGCTGATTTACTGACCGAGTTTAAGAATAATTTTATGCCGGGTGCAGATAAAACGCTCATCTTAAACGATCAGGCAGAAATCTTTTTCAGTGATCACGAAAGCAATATTGAGGAAGATTTCGGAAACGAACATTTTCGTCCTGAGATTGATCGCGGCGTATTAAGAAAAATATTATTAGATTCTTTAGAGCCCGAAACTGTTGTTTGGAATAGTCATTTTGTTTCTATGGAACCACAAAATGAAGGTTGGATACTACATTTTAAAGATGGTTTGTCTGTTTATGCAGATTTGGTCATTGGTTCTGATGGTGCCAATTCAAAAATTCGTTCTTACCTGACAGATTTTAAGCCTTTTTATTCTGGAATTACGATGTTGGAAGGCAACGTTTATAATTCCGAAAAAGCATTTCCTCAAATGCATTCATTGCTCAAAGGAGGAAAAATTATGGCTTTTGGAAACGAAAGAAATATTCTGCTGGGACAAAAAGGTGGTGGCGATCTCGGATTTTATGTAAGTTTTAAAACTCATGAAAAGTGGTCAAAAGAAAGCGGAATTGATTTCTCAGATCGCACAGAAGTTCTCGATTGGTTTAAAAAAGAATATTCAGAATGGAGCATTTTCTGGGATGAATTATTTGAGAAAGCAGCTACTCCACTTATTCCTCGTCCTATCTATTGCGCTCCGTTGGATCAGACATGGAAAACTCTTCCGAACCTTACCATTATTGGTGATGCAGCTCATGTAATGCCGCCATTCGCAGGAGAAGGCGCAAATATGGCGATGCTTGACGCCTTGGAGTTGAGTGAAGTTCTGACTTCTGATGAATACAATTCTTTACAGGAAGCAATTTCAGATTATGAAACAAAAATGTGCATGAGAGCTGCAAATGCAGCGAAGGAATCACTTGAAAATGGCGAGAAAATGCATTCCGCTGATTCATTAAATATGATGCTGGAATTTTTCACTTCTCATTAA
- a CDS encoding helix-turn-helix domain-containing protein gives MNTDIYYKNIKPNESISDFVESFWVLHNRSENGKETIGLPDGRIDLFLIKSENEPFRIVLLGLGTQHHEEGIIPAKSLRFAVSFKLLAVEYIFHETISDIVDKGKILSADFWNFKSEDLNNFDDFCKKASEKIKSLLIKEIDPRKKKLFDLIYNTHGSVTVKELSENVGWSSRQINRYFNQQFGISLKSFCSILRFRTSLEHIAKGKLFPELNFADQTHFIKEMKKYSGAVPKELFKNKNDRFILLSSFKTE, from the coding sequence ATGAACACCGATATTTATTACAAAAATATAAAACCCAACGAGTCTATTTCAGACTTTGTGGAAAGTTTTTGGGTGTTGCACAATCGTTCGGAAAATGGCAAAGAAACAATCGGATTACCAGATGGCCGCATTGATTTGTTTTTGATAAAATCAGAAAACGAACCTTTTAGGATTGTGCTTCTCGGTTTGGGAACGCAGCATCATGAAGAAGGAATTATTCCTGCCAAAAGTCTGAGATTTGCGGTCAGTTTTAAGCTACTCGCAGTTGAATATATTTTTCATGAAACCATTTCCGATATTGTAGATAAAGGAAAAATATTATCTGCTGATTTCTGGAATTTTAAATCTGAAGACCTTAATAATTTTGATGATTTTTGCAAAAAGGCATCAGAGAAAATAAAATCTCTTCTTATCAAAGAAATTGATCCGCGAAAAAAGAAATTATTTGATCTTATTTATAATACTCACGGTTCTGTTACAGTAAAAGAACTTTCAGAAAATGTGGGTTGGAGCAGCCGACAGATCAACCGCTATTTTAATCAGCAATTTGGAATTTCGTTAAAATCATTTTGCAGCATTTTACGTTTCAGAACATCATTAGAACATATTGCAAAGGGAAAACTTTTCCCTGAACTTAATTTTGCAGACCAGACTCATTTCATTAAAGAAATGAAAAAATATTCCGGAGCAGTGCCCAAAGAATTATTTAAAAATAAAAACGACCGATTTATACTATTATCCTCTTTCAAGACAGAATAA
- a CDS encoding SDR family oxidoreductase codes for MTTALITGANRSIGLETAKQFSQKGLFVYLGSRDLAKGETIVKKLNEKGYQNIKAIEIDVTNPESISAAKTTVEKEQGKLDILINNAGILGVNPQTAAETAVDDIKEVFETNFFGVINVTQAFLDLLKKSDSPRISNITSGLGSLTLHSDPTWKYYPVKTAAYGSSKSALNAYTIVLAYELRDLPFKVNVIDPGYTATDFNHHSGPGSVESAASFIVKHTLTEENAPSGQFFSNDIEDESGISPW; via the coding sequence ATGACAACAGCATTAATAACAGGAGCTAACAGAAGCATTGGCCTTGAAACCGCAAAACAGTTTTCACAAAAAGGATTATTCGTCTATTTAGGAAGCCGAGATCTTGCAAAAGGTGAAACAATTGTAAAAAAATTAAACGAAAAAGGATATCAAAACATCAAAGCAATCGAAATTGATGTGACCAATCCGGAATCAATCTCGGCTGCGAAAACTACAGTAGAAAAAGAGCAAGGGAAGCTTGACATTCTCATCAACAATGCAGGTATTTTAGGCGTTAATCCTCAAACAGCAGCAGAAACTGCAGTCGATGATATTAAAGAAGTTTTTGAGACCAATTTTTTCGGAGTAATTAATGTTACTCAGGCTTTTTTAGATTTACTTAAAAAATCTGACAGCCCGAGAATCAGCAATATTACTTCAGGACTAGGTTCATTAACTTTGCACAGTGATCCTACATGGAAGTATTATCCTGTAAAAACCGCAGCTTACGGTTCTTCAAAATCAGCTTTGAATGCTTATACGATTGTTTTGGCTTACGAACTTAGAGATCTTCCGTTCAAAGTAAACGTGATTGATCCTGGGTATACAGCGACAGATTTTAATCATCACAGTGGTCCGGGTTCTGTGGAAAGTGCAGCTTCATTTATCGTTAAACACACTCTGACAGAGGAAAATGCACCTTCCGGACAATTTTTCAGCAATGATATCGAAGACGAATCGGGTATCAGTCCGTGGTAG
- a CDS encoding Crp/Fnr family transcriptional regulator yields MKELFDFILRFGNLNQQQIDFIASKAVEVTIPKEEYFSEAGKIAKQIGFIVDGILRVCYYNNKSEEITKYFIEENNLVVDLESFDNQICSSAYVQAVTDCKMIVFQRKDWLELLQTIVGFDNIVHKIISRALMQKVERRSPLVSEDATTRYLKFLEIYPTAVNRIPLSYVASYLGVTQSSLSRIRKNITLD; encoded by the coding sequence ATGAAAGAACTTTTTGATTTTATACTAAGATTTGGTAATCTCAACCAGCAACAGATCGATTTCATTGCAAGCAAAGCTGTAGAAGTTACTATTCCAAAAGAAGAATACTTTTCTGAAGCCGGAAAAATAGCAAAGCAAATCGGATTTATTGTCGACGGAATTCTTCGTGTTTGCTACTATAACAATAAAAGTGAAGAAATTACAAAATATTTTATTGAAGAAAACAATCTGGTTGTAGATTTAGAAAGTTTTGATAATCAAATTTGTTCGAGTGCATATGTTCAGGCTGTTACAGATTGTAAAATGATTGTTTTTCAAAGAAAAGACTGGCTTGAACTTTTGCAGACGATTGTAGGATTTGATAACATTGTTCATAAAATCATCTCCAGAGCGTTGATGCAAAAAGTGGAAAGAAGAAGTCCGCTTGTTTCTGAAGATGCGACAACAAGGTACCTGAAGTTTTTAGAAATTTACCCGACGGCTGTCAATAGAATTCCGCTTTCGTACGTTGCTTCTTATTTGGGAGTTACGCAGTCTTCACTAAGTCGCATCAGGAAAAACATCACATTAGATTAA
- a CDS encoding DUF4268 domain-containing protein, with translation MFSKQEAQQLKKEFWTAFGKSFPRKWLLYGTKVKDFSFKFNAENKKAEVSLDIEMKDEVFRDAYYNKIWSLEDILKDYIGDFHKEEFYTLENGKVISRIWVEKEGVSVLNKNTWQQIFEFFVEKMDGFERFYYEYEDFIKDV, from the coding sequence ATGTTCAGTAAACAGGAAGCACAGCAATTAAAAAAAGAATTCTGGACGGCTTTTGGAAAGTCGTTTCCGAGAAAATGGCTTTTGTACGGTACCAAAGTCAAAGATTTTTCATTTAAATTTAATGCTGAAAACAAAAAAGCAGAGGTTTCTCTAGATATAGAAATGAAAGATGAAGTTTTCAGAGATGCCTATTATAACAAGATCTGGTCACTTGAAGATATTCTGAAAGACTATATTGGCGATTTTCACAAAGAAGAATTTTACACTTTAGAAAACGGCAAAGTCATCAGCAGAATTTGGGTAGAAAAAGAGGGAGTTTCTGTTTTGAATAAAAATACCTGGCAACAAATTTTCGAGTTTTTTGTAGAGAAAATGGATGGCTTCGAAAGGTTTTATTATGAGTATGAGGATTTTATAAAAGATGTTTAA
- a CDS encoding RrF2 family transcriptional regulator — MLSKKSQYAFKALSYLVEKRNEGPVLISEIAEHKKIPLKFLENILLQLKKSDVLDSKKGKGGGYFLKDLPEKVTLSKIIRLVNGPIAMLPCVSLNFYEKCDDCNEDHCGLHDVLIEVRDASLKILDEKTLLDLID; from the coding sequence ATGCTGTCAAAAAAATCTCAATATGCGTTTAAGGCACTTTCATATCTTGTAGAAAAAAGAAATGAAGGTCCTGTTCTTATTTCCGAAATTGCAGAGCATAAAAAAATTCCATTAAAGTTTCTTGAAAATATTCTTCTGCAGCTGAAAAAATCTGATGTTCTCGACAGTAAAAAAGGAAAAGGCGGAGGTTATTTTTTAAAAGATCTTCCCGAAAAAGTAACGCTTTCGAAAATTATTCGTCTGGTAAACGGACCGATCGCTATGCTTCCGTGTGTAAGTTTAAATTTTTATGAAAAGTGTGATGACTGCAATGAAGATCATTGCGGTCTGCACGACGTTTTGATCGAAGTGCGGGACGCTTCACTGAAAATTTTAGACGAAAAAACACTGTTGGATCTGATCGACTGA
- a CDS encoding phosphoadenylyl-sulfate reductase has product MISKEDAEILKQLSAEHGLKFISGKFSQGVVFSTSLGQEDQVVTDMIFRNQLPIKVFTLDTGRLFYEHYDLLSKNNSRYKTKTEVYFPEASDVEQYVNEKGINAFYHSVENRKECCFIRKVKPLNRALENAQIWITGLRSDQSENRENMPIIEWDEDRKLFKYNPLINWSYQEVLNYLEQNNVQELALHKKGFISVGCQPCTRAIEEGENPRAGRWWWESSQKECGLHSH; this is encoded by the coding sequence ATGATTTCAAAAGAAGATGCAGAGATACTGAAACAGCTTTCAGCAGAGCACGGATTAAAATTTATCTCAGGAAAATTCTCTCAAGGAGTTGTTTTTTCCACTTCGCTTGGGCAGGAAGATCAAGTTGTTACCGATATGATTTTCAGGAATCAACTGCCTATAAAAGTTTTCACTTTAGATACCGGAAGACTTTTTTATGAGCATTACGATCTACTTTCTAAAAACAATTCGAGATATAAAACCAAAACGGAAGTTTATTTTCCGGAAGCTTCTGATGTTGAGCAATATGTGAATGAAAAAGGCATCAATGCTTTTTATCATTCCGTAGAAAACAGAAAAGAATGTTGCTTCATCAGAAAGGTAAAACCTCTAAACCGAGCTTTGGAAAATGCGCAAATCTGGATCACAGGACTTCGTTCTGATCAATCGGAAAACCGCGAAAATATGCCGATCATCGAGTGGGATGAAGACCGAAAACTTTTTAAATACAATCCCTTGATCAATTGGTCTTATCAGGAAGTTCTCAATTATCTGGAACAAAATAACGTTCAGGAATTGGCTTTACACAAAAAAGGATTTATAAGCGTTGGTTGTCAGCCCTGCACAAGAGCAATCGAAGAAGGCGAAAATCCTCGCGCAGGACGTTGGTGGTGGGAAAGTTCACAAAAAGAATGCGGGCTGCATTCACATTAA
- the cysD gene encoding sulfate adenylyltransferase subunit CysD, which produces MSTHKLDYLEQLEAESIYIMREIAAQFEKPALLFSGGKDSITLVHLAKKAFAPMKIPFPLVHIDTGHNFPEALQFRDYYAESIGAELIVRKVEDTIKAKNLTEPKGKFASRNWLQTHTLLDTIEEFQFDACIGGARRDEEKARAKERFFSVRDEFGQWDPKLQRPELWNIYNGRINKGENVRVFPISNWTELDVWNYIKKENIQLPSIYFAHDRDVIEFEGQLIAVSDFIQIDENDEILNKKVRYRTVGDMTCTAAVESFAETLDEVVTEITASKISERGETRIDDKVTEAAMEDRKKGGYF; this is translated from the coding sequence ATGAGTACACATAAATTAGATTATCTGGAACAGCTGGAAGCCGAGAGCATTTATATCATGCGCGAAATTGCAGCACAATTCGAGAAACCGGCTTTACTTTTCAGTGGCGGAAAAGATTCAATTACACTGGTACATTTGGCTAAAAAAGCTTTTGCTCCGATGAAAATTCCGTTTCCTTTGGTACATATTGATACAGGACACAATTTCCCTGAAGCCTTGCAGTTCAGAGATTATTACGCTGAAAGTATTGGCGCAGAGCTGATTGTCAGAAAAGTGGAAGATACTATTAAAGCTAAAAATTTAACTGAACCGAAAGGAAAATTTGCCTCAAGAAACTGGTTGCAAACGCATACTTTATTAGATACAATTGAAGAATTTCAGTTTGATGCGTGCATTGGCGGTGCAAGAAGAGATGAGGAAAAAGCCAGAGCGAAAGAACGTTTTTTCTCAGTTCGTGATGAGTTTGGTCAGTGGGATCCGAAGTTACAGCGTCCGGAATTGTGGAATATTTACAACGGAAGAATCAATAAAGGTGAAAATGTGAGGGTTTTCCCGATTTCAAACTGGACGGAGCTCGATGTCTGGAATTATATTAAAAAAGAGAATATCCAGTTGCCTTCCATTTATTTTGCTCACGATCGTGATGTAATTGAATTTGAAGGACAGTTAATTGCGGTCTCAGATTTTATTCAGATTGATGAAAATGACGAGATTTTAAATAAAAAAGTGCGTTACAGAACTGTTGGAGATATGACTTGTACCGCAGCAGTAGAAAGTTTTGCTGAAACGTTGGATGAGGTCGTCACAGAAATTACCGCTTCAAAAATTTCAGAAAGAGGAGAAACCCGAATTGATGATAAAGTGACAGAAGCAGCAATGGAAGATAGAAAAAAAGGAGGGTATTTTTAA
- a CDS encoding sulfate adenylyltransferase subunit 1: MDILRFITAGSVDDGKSTLIGRLLYDSKNILIDQLEALEKQSKNKNENGVDLAILTDGLRAEREQGITIDVAYRYFSTPKRKFIIADAPGHIQYTRNMITGASNSQLIVILIDARQGVIEQTRRHSIIASLLRMKNVVVAINKMDLVDYSEKVYNDIKTQYELVAQKLGLENVSYFPISAFHGDNIVDKSSKTDWYKGSTLLDFLETVEIAENKDVDQPRFQVQYVIRPQTDKLHDYRGYAGEVISGVYKKGDEVTILPQNIQTKISKIETGGKEVDFVFTNQPAVLHIEDDIDISRGDFIVKTESQPQVENEFEAVVCWLDKKELNEGNKYFIQHKSKTLKAIVKEIEYKIDVNTLEKTPITESVKLNEVVKVRLKTASPLVFDSFEKSKSTGNAILVDETSNSTVGAVMIL; encoded by the coding sequence GTGGACATATTAAGATTTATCACTGCCGGAAGTGTAGACGACGGGAAAAGTACTCTGATCGGAAGACTTTTGTATGACAGTAAAAATATATTGATTGATCAGCTTGAAGCTTTAGAAAAACAGTCAAAAAATAAAAACGAAAATGGTGTCGACCTTGCAATTCTTACCGATGGTTTGAGAGCAGAAAGAGAGCAAGGAATAACGATTGACGTTGCTTACAGATATTTTTCTACCCCAAAGAGGAAATTTATTATTGCAGATGCTCCGGGACATATTCAGTACACGAGAAATATGATTACGGGTGCTTCAAATTCACAATTGATTGTTATTCTGATTGATGCAAGACAGGGGGTGATCGAACAAACCAGAAGACATTCAATTATCGCGTCATTGTTGAGGATGAAAAATGTTGTTGTAGCGATCAATAAAATGGATTTGGTTGATTATTCTGAGAAGGTTTATAACGATATTAAAACTCAATATGAATTAGTTGCACAAAAATTAGGTTTGGAAAACGTAAGTTATTTCCCGATTTCGGCCTTTCATGGGGACAATATTGTAGATAAATCTTCGAAAACCGATTGGTATAAAGGTTCTACACTTTTAGACTTTCTTGAAACTGTAGAAATTGCTGAAAATAAAGATGTTGACCAGCCAAGATTTCAGGTGCAATATGTGATTCGCCCGCAAACCGATAAATTGCATGATTACAGAGGCTACGCAGGTGAAGTTATTTCAGGAGTTTACAAAAAAGGAGATGAGGTAACCATTCTTCCGCAAAATATTCAGACCAAAATTTCAAAGATAGAAACCGGCGGAAAAGAAGTTGATTTTGTTTTTACCAATCAGCCCGCAGTTTTACATATTGAAGATGATATTGACATCAGTCGCGGAGATTTTATCGTTAAAACTGAAAGTCAGCCTCAAGTTGAAAACGAGTTTGAAGCCGTTGTTTGCTGGCTTGATAAGAAAGAACTGAATGAAGGAAATAAATATTTTATTCAGCATAAAAGCAAAACTTTGAAAGCAATCGTCAAAGAAATTGAATACAAAATTGATGTGAATACTTTAGAGAAAACGCCCATTACAGAAAGTGTTAAACTGAATGAAGTTGTGAAAGTTCGTTTAAAAACTGCTTCGCCTTTAGTTTTTGATAGTTTTGAAAAGAGTAAATCTACAGGAAATGCAATATTGGTTGACGAAACAAGTAATTCTACAGTGGGAGCTGTAATGATTTTATAA
- a CDS encoding sulfite exporter TauE/SafE family protein — protein MVITRKVQIRLNILLITVALLFIVVFSMYEMGYLDELLTILAKDNYIFYWMMLVGFLAEIVAGSMGMGYGVICTTTLLLLNIPPHIVSASIHSAESFTTAAGSISHIQLKNVSKSLVKKLAIPAVIGAIIGALCLTYVGEYYSKITKTVIAFYTLYLGFQILSNAFKPKQNKSLKKKTNLTRLGVIGGFIDSFAGGGWGPLVTGTLIKNSFTPRFAVGSSTVAKFILTLTAAITFIFTLGIQHWNIILGLLFGGIITAPFSAMLTTKLPMKKMFIVIGTLVIVMSSITIFKSIF, from the coding sequence ATGGTGATTACGAGGAAAGTTCAGATAAGATTAAACATTTTATTAATCACGGTTGCCTTATTATTTATTGTGGTATTCTCGATGTATGAAATGGGCTATCTTGATGAGCTTTTAACGATATTAGCAAAAGACAATTATATTTTTTACTGGATGATGCTGGTAGGATTTTTGGCAGAAATCGTAGCCGGATCAATGGGAATGGGTTACGGTGTAATTTGTACAACAACCCTTTTATTGCTGAATATTCCGCCGCATATTGTGAGTGCAAGTATTCATTCGGCAGAAAGTTTTACAACGGCGGCAGGAAGCATCAGTCATATTCAACTGAAGAATGTTAGTAAAAGTTTAGTTAAAAAACTTGCAATTCCGGCAGTTATCGGAGCGATCATTGGAGCTTTATGTCTTACTTACGTTGGAGAATATTATTCAAAAATTACGAAAACTGTTATTGCTTTTTATACTTTATATCTCGGTTTTCAGATTTTGTCGAATGCTTTTAAACCTAAACAGAATAAATCTTTAAAAAAGAAAACAAATCTTACAAGGCTCGGCGTAATCGGTGGTTTTATCGATTCTTTTGCCGGTGGAGGATGGGGCCCTTTAGTAACGGGAACTTTAATTAAAAACAGTTTTACCCCAAGATTTGCGGTAGGAAGTTCTACGGTTGCAAAATTTATCCTTACGCTTACCGCTGCAATTACCTTTATTTTCACATTAGGAATTCAGCATTGGAATATTATTTTAGGACTTTTATTTGGAGGAATCATCACCGCGCCTTTTTCGGCAATGCTTACCACAAAACTTCCTATGAAAAAAATGTTTATCGTGATCGGAACTTTGGTGATTGTGATGAGTTCGATCACGATCTTTAAATCTATTTTTTAA
- a CDS encoding putative quinol monooxygenase encodes MNLHIVALFRFNESYLMEAVELFQTLVRETRKEDGCLQYDLIEDNEQKGTFFIIELWESAEHHNHHNGADHLLNFRKDASKILTENIQVYKGFKVY; translated from the coding sequence ATGAATTTACACATTGTTGCGCTTTTCAGGTTTAATGAAAGTTATCTGATGGAAGCCGTAGAACTTTTTCAGACTTTGGTGAGAGAAACGAGAAAGGAAGACGGATGTCTTCAGTATGATTTAATTGAAGATAACGAGCAGAAAGGAACTTTTTTCATAATTGAGCTTTGGGAAAGTGCGGAACACCACAATCATCACAACGGAGCAGATCATCTGTTGAATTTCAGAAAAGATGCTTCAAAAATTCTGACAGAAAACATTCAGGTTTATAAAGGTTTCAAAGTGTATTAA